One stretch of Hevea brasiliensis isolate MT/VB/25A 57/8 chromosome 12, ASM3005281v1, whole genome shotgun sequence DNA includes these proteins:
- the LOC110659533 gene encoding putative laccase-9: MNMNLGLMLGLLGLLLMNGLLVAKGKDSSHYDLILQEVNFTKLCSTKRMLTANGTFPGPTIHVHKGDTIFVNVHNQASYGITMHWHGVTQPRNPWSDGPENVTQCPIQPGTNFTYEVIFSTEEGTLWWHAHSDWSRATVHGPIIIFPANGTTYPFPTPYAQQTIVLASWYKGDLKIVYDNAIETGGDFHISDAYTINGEPGDLYPCSNETTYRLSVEHGMTYLLRIINAVVNEEHFFAIADHNLTVVGQDGAYTKPIATNYIMISPGQTMDILVTANKAPSYYYMASTPFFDSVVPFDNTTTTAILQYNGNYTPPSSIPFPNFPNYDDDDAAMNFTSRIRSLASEEHPVNVPVNITKHMYVTISVNVLPCGPNATCAGTDGDRMASSMNNVSFESPQIDILGAYYRHLSGVYEEDFPSDPPYMFNFTGDVDNITAMTKPGTKVQMLNYGDAIEIVFQGTNIGAAESHPIHLHGFSFYWVGTGSGNFDNQTDPESYNLIDPPEINTVAVPKNGWAAIRFFAENPGVWFIHCHLERHLSWGMDTVLIVRNGNTTATSMRPPPPYMPSCTTSSSILEKGGSPASYESSSLIFK, translated from the exons ATGAATATGAATTTGGGTTTGATGTTAGGGCTTCTAGGACTTCTGTTAATGAATGGGCTGCTGGTAGCTAAAGGCAAAGATAGTAGCCACTATGATCTTATT CTACAAGAGGTTAATTTTACAAAGTTGTGTAGCACAAAAAGAATGTTGACTGCAAATGGAACTTTTCCAGGGCCAACAATACATGTTCACAAGGGGGATACAATCTTTGTTAATGTCCATAATCAAGCAAGCTACGGTATTACCATGCATTG GCATGGAGTAACGCAACCCAGGAATCCGTGGTCTGATGGTCCTGAGAATGTGACACAGTGCCCAATTCAACCCGGAACCAACTTCACTTATGAGGTCATATTTTCCACTGAAGAAGGAACTCTATGGTGGCACGCCCACAGTGATTGGTCCAGAGCCACTGTCCATGGTCCCATCATTATTTTTCCTGCTAATGGAACCACATACCCCTTTCCTACGCCTTATGCACAACAAACAATTGTTCTAG CATCATGGTACAAGGGAGATTTGAAAATAGTATATGATAATGCTATAGAAACTGGTGGAGATTTTCACATTTCAGATGCCTACACCATCAACGGTGAACCAGGAGATCTATACCCATGCTCCAATG AAACGACATATCGTCTCTCAGTCGAGCATGGCATGACCTATCTTCTCAGAATTATAAACGCTGTGGTGAATGAAGAACATTTCTTTGCCATTGCTGACCACAACCTTACGGTTGTTGGCCAAGATGGTGCATACACCAAACCTATAGCAACGAACTACATAATGATAAGCCCAGGACAAACCATGGACATCTTGGTCACAGCAAACAAGGCTCCAAGCTACTATTACATGGCTTCCACTCCCTTTTTCGACAGTGTCGTTCCCTTCGATAACACCACCACTACAGCAATTCTCCAATATAACGGCAATTATACTCCCCCATCATCTATTCCATTTCCAAATTTTCCCAactatgatgatgatgatgctgCAATGAATTTCACAAGCAGAATAAGGAGCTTGGCAAGCGAAGAGCACCCTGTTAATGTTCCTGTGAACATCACTAAACACATGTATGTAACAATTTCTGTAAATGTGTTGCCTTGCGGCCCGAATGCCACTTGTGCTGGAACAGATGGAGATAGGATGGCTTCAAGTATGAACAATGTTAGTTTTGAGTCTCCACAGATTGACATACTGGGTGCCTATTACAG GCATTTGAGTGGAGTTTACGAGGAAGATTTTCCAAGTGATCCACCGTATATGTTCAACTTCACAGGAGACGTAGATAACATTACAGCCATGACAAAACCAGGGACAAAGGTTCAAATGTTAAATTATGGGGATGCAATTGAGATAGTGTTTCAAGGAACTAATATTGGTGCTGCAGAGAGTCATCCAATTCATCTACATGGGTTTAGTTTCTATTGGGTAGGGACTGGTTCAGGCAATTTTGACAACCAGACCGATCCAGAGTCATATAATTTGATTGATCCACCAGAAATTAACACAGTTGCTGTTCCTAAGAATGGATGGGCTGCTATCAGATTTTTTGCTGAAAATCCTG GGGTATGGTTTATACATTGTCACTTGGAACGTCATCTGAGCTGGGGCATGGACACTGTACTTATTGTGAGGAATGGCAACACCACGGCTACAAGCATGCGCCCACCCCCTCCTTACATGCCTTCATGCACCACATCTTCATCTATTCTGGAGAAAGGCGGAAGCCCTGCGAGTTATGAGTCCTCCTCTTTGATTTTCAAATGA